The following coding sequences lie in one Musa acuminata AAA Group cultivar baxijiao chromosome BXJ1-8, Cavendish_Baxijiao_AAA, whole genome shotgun sequence genomic window:
- the LOC135582573 gene encoding uncharacterized protein LOC135582573 isoform X4 — protein MKPQDFDKTVSPISVAHFSQYKLMNLLLQRLEKLGFSVCSPSEIEGSIWDRKILMGHECISIHPTNEGLKVGTSYLKEGKMEEREFHCSILVGSDGARSTVRKLVNIDMKGERNLQRLVSVHFLSKDLGQYLLHERPGMLFFIFNPDAIGVLVAHDLDQGEFVLQIPYYSPQQKIEDFSFKDTFNLIQVCEQIILKLVGWKLVDVQVLDIKPWVMHAEVAEKYVSHNNRVILVGDAAHRFPPAGGFGMNTGIQDAHNLAWKISSMLSGIASPSIIQTYEMERRPIAIYNTLLSVENFRAAMSVPAALGLDPAIANSVHRVINSSLCSILPPSLQKFALEGIFSIGRAQLSELILNENNPLGSLRLSRLKKIFDEGKSLQLQFPAEDLGFCYKEGALVAECGEKIWESEASSVHKRDLRPYIPCAKPGCRLPHMLINALKESSAKASFSTLDLISGDKIEFLLIIAPIKGSYRLARASMMVAKEFDVPLKVCIIWPKGSSDKNVKSSEKELEPWKNFIDVEEAVKPTSKSWWELCQMSSNEVILVRPDEHIAWRTESNGIADDLLELKRVFSLMLGHRKFLL, from the exons GCTCGATATGGGATAGGAAAATTTTAATGGGCCACGAATGCATTTCTATCCACCCTACAAATGAAGGTTTAAAAGTAGGAACTTCCTATCTAAAGGAAGGGAAGATGGAAGAGCGAGAATTTCATTGCTCCATCCTAGTTGGGTCTGATGGGGCAAGAAGTACAGTTCGAAAGCTGGTTAATATAGATATGAAAGGTGAACGTAACTTGCAGAGACTTGTCAGTGTGCATTTCCTAAGCAAAGATCTTGGCCAGTACCTGCTACATGAAAGACCTGGAATGCTCTTCTTTATTTTTAATCCAGATGCTATTGGCGTTCTTGTCGCACATGATCTGGACCAAGGGGAGTTTGTGCTGCAG ATACCATATTATTCTCCTCAGCAAAAAATTGAGGATTTTAGCTTCAAG GATACGTTTAATCTAATCCAGGTATGTGAGCAAATTATTCTCAAGTTGGTTGGGTGGAAGCTTGTCGATGTGCAAgtattggacataaaaccatgggtcATGCATGCAGAAGTTGCTGAGAAGTATGTTTCACACAATAACCGAGTAATACTTGTTGGTGATGCTGCTCACCGATTCCCACCTGCCGGTGGTTTTG GGATGAATACTGGTATTCAGGATGCCCATAATTTAGCATGGAAAATCAGCTCCATGTTAAGTGGAATTGCTTCACCTTCTATCATACAAACTTATGAAATGGAGCGTAGGCCG ATTGCCATTTATAATACATTGCTGAGTGTTGAAAACTTCAGGGCAGCCATGTCTGTTCCCGCCGCTCTTGGCCTTGACCCAGCTATTGCAAACTCAG TACATCGAGTGATAAATAGCAGCCTTTGTTCCATTCTTCCTCCAAGCTTGCAAAAGTTTGCCTTGGAAGGGATTTTTTCTATAGGTCGTGCCCAGCTCTCAGAGCTTATTTTGAATGAGAATAATCCACTTGGGTCCTTGCGATTATCTAGActtaagaaaatatttgatgaggGAAAAAGCCTTCAACTCCAGTTTCCAGCAGAAGATCTTGGGTTTTG TTATAAAGAAGGAGCTCTAGTTGCTGAATGTGGTGAAAAGATATGGGAATCAGAAGCATCTAGTGTTCATAAACGAGATTTAAGGCCATATATCCCTTGTGCCAAACCAGGATGCCGCTTACCACATATGCTAATCAATGCACTTAAAGAATCTTCTGCTAAG gCTTCTTTCTCTACCTTGGATCTGATATCTGGAGATAAAATTGAGTTCCTTCTCATTATTGCACCAATCAAAGGGTCATACAGACTTGCACGTGCCTCTATGATGGTGGCCAAAGAATTCGATGTGCCCCTAAAAGTATGTATTATTTGGCCCAAAGGTTCGTCTGATAAGAATGTAAAGAGCAGCGAGAAGGAATTAGAGCCTTGGAAGAACTTCATAGATGTTGAGGAAGCTGTTAAGCCAACTTCGAAGTCATGGTGGGAGTTGTGTCAAATGTCATCCAATGAAGTCATTTTGGTGAGACCTGATGAGCACATTGCATGGAGGACAGAATCTAATGGCATAGCCGATGATTTATTGGAGTTGAAAAGAGTGTTCTCTCTGATGTTAGGGCACCGTAAGTTCCTCTTATAA